The Streptomyces aurantiacus genome includes a region encoding these proteins:
- a CDS encoding glycosyl hydrolase 115 family protein, with translation MSGGVSRRAVLGAGTGLVALPAVPGLSGVARAQDAPGAPTDPGAYISFSPKPGAFPLVGAPVVVSGDDHPGVVRVAGDLRDDIERVTGVRPGSSVAREVVLVGTVGRSPLIDGLVAAGKLDVRGIRGKWETSLQTVVERPMPGVERAFVVAGSDPRGTIFGAYDVSYGIGVSPWYWWDDVRPVRRSAVYVLPGRFSQGTPAVKYRGIFINDENPALGTWAPAFFGPGKAPGHAGGFTADFYAKVFEVLLRLKANYLWPAVWGRAFAEDDPENHARAKAYGIVMGTSHEAPMMRGIEEWNRHAVPAVRDSEGNIVTPGRDPYGGTGEWSFRRNAEAVKAYWRDGIERMTDQDFEGVVTLGMRGNGDTSLPDGDAIELMQEIIATQRSIIEDVTGRPASETPQVWTLYKEVQRYWDRGLRAPDDVTVVLTDDNWGNIRKHPDPAEATRAGGYGLYYHFDYVGVGRNYKWVDTTSLPNLWDQLHQAVEYGNRELWVTNVGDLKGNELPTEFFLDHAWNPGRWPLESIGEWEWRYARQNFGAAQAEAIAEVLARYAQLQSRRKPELLNRRITLVDGKVVYDDRETPFYFGHRELERVTQEWRRLGKDAERIGRRLPAGDQDAWFELVGYEVEATANLYGLREAEFTNLLYAGQGRAATNDLAAEAEAGLARDFALAEHFNSRVTGGKWRGFQTQPHIGYGDVERYGPNAPWQQPERNHVALPDEIFPAVKRIDVPARASMGVAVDGAESGEWWPGGSPGAPVLPVFSQYQTRPDQYIEVFNRGLEAFDYRITSHVPWLVVDRPRGRVDKQVRAVLTVDWAKAPRGRAEASVTVEGAGATVTVAVIAERPPASGLRGFVEAGGYVALDAEHFTRSVGTWRRIDGIGRTGAGVTPWPVTAPRRTPGGSSPRLEYEVSLLSAGPVTVWAYLSPRNPALPTGGLKYGISFDGDAPQTVDIHAATGADDGLMDIEWARNTSDNVNRTATRHTIGAAGVHRLKFWMVDPTVVLQRLVIDTGGLEPTYLGPPESYRIR, from the coding sequence ATGTCTGGAGGCGTCAGCCGTAGGGCCGTTCTCGGGGCGGGGACCGGGCTGGTGGCGTTGCCCGCGGTGCCCGGTCTGTCCGGGGTCGCACGGGCGCAGGACGCGCCGGGGGCTCCGACGGACCCGGGGGCGTACATCTCCTTCTCGCCGAAGCCGGGCGCGTTCCCGCTGGTGGGTGCGCCGGTCGTGGTCAGTGGCGACGACCATCCCGGAGTCGTACGGGTCGCGGGCGACCTTCGCGACGACATCGAGCGGGTCACGGGCGTACGGCCCGGTTCGTCGGTGGCGCGGGAGGTCGTCCTGGTGGGGACGGTCGGGCGCAGTCCGCTGATCGACGGGCTGGTCGCGGCCGGGAAGCTGGACGTCCGCGGGATCCGCGGCAAGTGGGAGACCTCGCTGCAGACCGTGGTCGAGCGGCCGATGCCGGGGGTGGAACGGGCGTTCGTGGTGGCCGGCAGCGATCCGCGCGGCACGATCTTCGGGGCGTACGACGTCTCGTACGGGATCGGGGTCTCGCCCTGGTACTGGTGGGACGACGTGCGTCCGGTGCGCCGCAGTGCGGTGTACGTGCTGCCGGGGCGCTTCAGCCAGGGCACGCCCGCGGTGAAGTACCGGGGAATCTTCATCAACGACGAGAATCCGGCGCTGGGGACGTGGGCGCCCGCCTTCTTCGGGCCGGGCAAGGCGCCCGGGCATGCCGGCGGCTTCACCGCGGACTTCTACGCGAAGGTCTTCGAGGTACTGCTGCGGCTGAAGGCGAACTACCTGTGGCCGGCGGTGTGGGGGAGAGCGTTCGCGGAGGACGATCCCGAGAACCACGCACGGGCGAAGGCGTACGGGATTGTCATGGGCACGTCTCATGAGGCGCCGATGATGCGGGGCATCGAGGAGTGGAACCGGCACGCGGTGCCCGCGGTGCGGGACAGCGAGGGGAACATCGTGACGCCGGGGCGGGACCCGTACGGCGGCACGGGGGAGTGGTCGTTCCGGCGGAACGCGGAGGCCGTCAAGGCGTACTGGCGCGACGGCATCGAGCGCATGACCGACCAGGACTTCGAAGGCGTCGTCACGCTCGGGATGCGCGGGAACGGTGACACGAGCCTGCCGGACGGCGACGCCATCGAACTGATGCAGGAGATCATCGCGACGCAGAGATCGATCATCGAGGACGTCACCGGCCGCCCGGCCTCCGAGACCCCGCAGGTGTGGACGCTCTACAAGGAGGTCCAGCGCTACTGGGACCGCGGCCTGCGCGCGCCGGACGACGTGACGGTCGTGCTCACCGACGACAACTGGGGGAACATCCGCAAGCATCCGGATCCGGCGGAGGCCACGCGGGCCGGAGGCTACGGGCTCTACTACCACTTCGACTACGTCGGAGTCGGCCGCAACTACAAGTGGGTGGACACCACGTCGCTGCCGAACCTGTGGGACCAGCTCCACCAGGCGGTCGAGTACGGGAACCGCGAACTGTGGGTCACGAACGTCGGCGACCTCAAGGGCAACGAACTGCCGACGGAGTTCTTCCTCGACCACGCCTGGAACCCGGGACGCTGGCCGCTGGAGAGCATCGGGGAGTGGGAGTGGCGATACGCGCGGCAGAACTTCGGTGCGGCGCAGGCGGAGGCGATCGCCGAGGTGCTGGCGAGATACGCGCAGCTCCAGTCGCGCCGCAAGCCCGAACTGCTGAACCGCAGGATCACCCTGGTGGACGGGAAGGTCGTGTACGACGACCGGGAGACGCCCTTCTACTTCGGCCATCGTGAACTGGAGCGGGTCACGCAGGAGTGGCGGCGGCTGGGGAAGGACGCGGAGCGGATCGGCCGAAGACTTCCCGCCGGGGACCAGGACGCCTGGTTCGAGCTGGTCGGGTACGAGGTGGAGGCGACGGCCAACCTCTACGGGCTGCGGGAGGCTGAGTTCACCAACCTGCTGTACGCCGGGCAGGGGCGGGCCGCGACCAACGACCTGGCGGCCGAGGCGGAGGCCGGGCTGGCCCGTGATTTCGCGCTCGCCGAGCACTTCAACTCCCGGGTGACGGGCGGCAAGTGGCGGGGTTTCCAGACGCAGCCGCACATCGGGTACGGGGACGTGGAACGGTACGGACCGAATGCGCCCTGGCAGCAGCCCGAGCGGAACCACGTGGCACTGCCCGACGAGATCTTCCCGGCGGTGAAGCGGATCGACGTGCCGGCGAGGGCCTCGATGGGTGTGGCGGTGGACGGGGCGGAGTCGGGGGAGTGGTGGCCGGGCGGGTCGCCGGGCGCGCCCGTACTGCCCGTCTTCAGCCAGTACCAGACCCGGCCCGACCAGTACATCGAGGTCTTCAACCGTGGCCTGGAGGCCTTCGACTACCGGATCACCTCCCACGTGCCGTGGCTCGTGGTCGACCGCCCGCGGGGCCGGGTCGACAAGCAGGTGCGGGCTGTGCTGACCGTCGACTGGGCGAAGGCTCCGCGAGGGCGGGCCGAGGCGTCGGTGACCGTGGAGGGGGCCGGTGCCACGGTCACGGTCGCGGTGATCGCCGAGCGGCCCCCGGCGAGCGGGCTGCGGGGGTTCGTGGAGGCGGGCGGATACGTCGCCCTCGACGCCGAGCACTTCACGCGCTCGGTGGGCACGTGGCGCCGTATCGACGGGATCGGCCGCACGGGCGCGGGCGTGACGCCGTGGCCGGTGACCGCTCCGCGGCGCACGCCGGGCGGCTCGTCCCCGCGGCTGGAGTACGAGGTGAGCCTGCTGTCCGCGGGGCCGGTCACGGTGTGGGCCTACCTGTCACCGCGCAACCCTGCCCTGCCGACGGGCGGACTGAAGTACGGGATCTCCTTCGACGGGGACGCGCCGCAGACCGTCGACATCCACGCGGCCACCGGAGCCGACGACGGCCTGATGGACATCGAGTGGGCCCGCAACACCTCGGACAACGTCAACCGCACCGCGACGCGGCACACGATCGGGGCGGCCGGGGTGCACCGGCTGAAGTTCTGGATGGTCGACCCGACCGTGGTGCTGCAACGCCTGGTGATCGACACGGGCGGGCTGGAGCCGACGTATCTGGGACCGCCGGAGAGCTACCGCATCCGCTGA